A genomic region of Thermodesulfobacteriota bacterium contains the following coding sequences:
- a CDS encoding GTP-binding protein, whose amino-acid sequence MSKQRFERGKPHLNIGTIGHVDHGKTTLTAAITKVLEKQGRAKFVKFEEIDKAPEEKE is encoded by the coding sequence ATGTCGAAGCAGAGATTTGAGCGGGGGAAGCCGCATTTGAACATAGGGACGATAGGGCATGTGGATCATGGGAAGACGACGTTAACGGCGGCGATAACGAAGGTATTGGAGAAGCAGGGGCGGGCGAAGTTTGTGAAGTTTGAGGAGATAGACAAGGCGCCGGAGGAGAAGGAG